The DNA region CATCCAACATGAACGGTCCGTTATAGGCAGGATTCAAGTTGAGTCAAGCGAGGAATCCTTTAGAATCCCCGCATGCATTCTTTAAAGAGTCTCACCCTCAGCCTTGTTTTCATGGGCGGCTGTTTTGTCGCCACAAATGCGACGGCCCAGCTCTATATTCATCCCCGCGCCGGAGCGACGATACCGACGAGCGGAGACGATATCTCGTACACGTTGGGACTGTCGGTCGGATACCAATGGACTCGGTTTTTCGCGACGGAAGGCACTTACATGCGCTGGATCGCGACCGGCAGCGGTGCGGACGGTGACGAAGTCACGGGACAGGGGATCTTGGGGTACCCGACGGAATATTTCACGCCTTACATAAACGGAGGCGTCGGGTTTTTGCATACGGAAATCGCCGGAAACAATGAATTTGATCCCGTCTATCTCGTGGGAGCCGGTATCTCTCTTCATCCGTTTCGCTTTTTTTCCATCGGCGTCGGCGTCACTTACGAAATCGTGGACGGGAGAACCGATTTTATCCAGCCTTCGGTTGGCATCGGCCTGACGTTCTGACCTCGAAGCCAAAAATCGGCGTCTTCGGCGGGAGTTTTAACCCGCCCCACGTAGGCCACCTGATGGCCGCGGTTTATTCACTCAAGGTTTTCGACCTCGACGAAGTCTGGTTTGTTCCGACCTACCGTCATCCCTTTTTGAAACGTTCGGCGCCCTTTTCGACGCGGGTCCGCTGGTGCAAAAAACTGATTTCGAATTTGGGGCCCCGATTCCGTGTTTCTACGATTGAACGAGAATTGAAAGGGGACGGAAAAACACTTCACACGCTCATGGCCCTGAAAAGGCGTTTCCCGAAAAAACAGTTCCGACTGATCATCGGCTCCGACCTGTTGCGTGAACGGCGTAGCTGGTATCGATTTCCGGAAATTGAACGACGGTTCGGCGTTTTGATCGTTCCGCGCAAAGGCTCCTCCAAATCGCCGTTCGCCCTCCCCAACGTCTCAAGCTCCGAAGTCCGTCGCCGGCTTCGATCCAAGAAATCTTTAGCCGATTTGCTGACGCCAGCTGTTGCCCGCACGTTACGTTCGTAACGGGTTCCTGAAAAACTCGATTTGTGGAAACGAGGTGAGCGAAATAGGGGCTCTTTAGTTTCTTACGTACGGCGGAAGGGGCGGTAGAGCCATAAAGGCGATCGAATGCAATGCTAGAATCAAGGTTAACGCTCGATACAGTAGAGCAGGCCGAGAAGAAATGCTCCAGGATTTTGCGACACGAATGAGCGTCCAAAGTGATGTAACAATAGCAGTTAAGATGGAAAGTAGAGCGACGCTTCCAAGGGTCCAAGCAAAAGGCAATTCAGAGCCAAAGATATCTCGTAGGTACTCAAAAGGATCCGCCATCAATAATCCAAGCCAAACGACAAAAGGGAATCCAGCGACGCTATAGGATGCCATCCGAAAGAGGGTGAAATCTCTTCTCTCTAGCCTCGAATCATTCGGTTTTCGTTCTAACAAAAAGATCACAAGGAATATGAATACAGCTGACAACATCAGGCTTACCCGCCAAACGTCGATACCCATTCGAAACGCAACATAGTTACATCCCATTCCGAAAATCGTTTTTTCCACAGATAACATTTTAGCCTAGGACGCGGTCGATCCAACCGCCACCGACCACCGCGTCGCCTCGGTAAAACACCGCCGCTTGGCCTGGTGTGATCGCCCGCTGTGGGGAGGCAAAACGAACGACGATTCGTCCGTCCATAACTGTTTCGACCTTTGCCGACGCCGGTTCAAAACGGCTTCGGATTTTGACGTCGAAATTCTCGCCCTCCTGGGGCGCATTTTCCACCCACCTCGGTTCGCGCAGTTCAAACTGACATTTATACAGGTCCGCTTCCGAGCCCACGACGACCGTACCATCGGAGCGAACGTCGAGGACATACCGCGCCTGCAACGCGGGAAGGCCCAGACCTTTCCGTTGACCGACCGTAAATCGATGGATCCCCTCATGCCGACCCAGCTCTTCACCCGCTTCACTTACCAGTCTTCCGGGACACCGGTTTTGTGATTCAACCTTTTTCTCAACAAATGAGACATAATCATCTGGAACAAAACAGATTTCTTGACTGTCTTGTTTGTCGGCGACTGGAAGACCCGCCTCCGTGGCGAGACGACGGACCTCGCTCTTGGGGAGATGTCCGATCGGAAAGAGAAGCATCTTCAATTCTTCCTGCGTAACGCCGTACAAAAAATAGGACTGGTCTCGGCTCTGTTCCACGGCACGTAAGAGTTGATAGCGGCCCCCAACCTTTTCCTTACGGGCGTAATGACCCGTGGCGAGATATTGTGCCCCCAACTCCTTCGCTCGTACGAGCAGTGTCGAGAACTTCACGTCCTGATTGCAGCGGATGCAGGGGTTGGGTGTTTCGCCGACTTGGTAGCTTTGGACGAAGTTGTCGATCACGTGCCGTTCGAACGTCTTCTCGAAATTGGCGACATAGTGCGGAATCCCAAGCAGGTCGGCTACCTTGCGGGCATCCTGAAGATCCTCTGGCGTGCAGCAACCGTGCGTTGCTTCGCGCTCGTACGACCAAAGACGCATCGAGATACCCACGACGTCATACCCCGCGCGAACCAAAAGGAGAGCCGCCACGGAACTGTCCACCCCGCCGCTCATGGCTACGACCACTCTGTCTTTTCGTCCGACCAGCATGGGCCAGGCATCCTACCGATGTTCTGAAGTCGCTACAACCACCAGAGGTTCAAGATCGGCCAGCTTTTTGGGCCCAATTCCCGGAACATGATCCAGCTGGCGAACCGTCCGGAATGGACCATGAAGCCTTCGATAAGCGAGAATTTCCGTCGCCAATTTGGGTCCGACACCCGGTAACGCGATCAGCTCGCGGTAAGAGGCGCTGTTGACGTCAATCCGATCCCCCGAAAGCAGGCGTCGTTCAGGGCTCAGGGACGGCGCGGACAGCGGGACTCCCTGCGCCGTTCCGACCGCCGGAGACGGTTTCAGCGTTTCTGTTTTTCTCGGCCAAGAGAGAACCGCCAGACCCGCGAATGCGATGATGAGAAAGAGTTGTGAACGCCGAGAAGTCATCGCCCGTCAATTCACTTCCTTCGCCAGGCCGAACGCATCGTGAAGTGCACGAACGGCAAGTTCGGCATAACGATCATCGATAACAC from Bdellovibrionota bacterium includes:
- the mnmA gene encoding tRNA 2-thiouridine(34) synthase MnmA, with amino-acid sequence MLVGRKDRVVVAMSGGVDSSVAALLLVRAGYDVVGISMRLWSYEREATHGCCTPEDLQDARKVADLLGIPHYVANFEKTFERHVIDNFVQSYQVGETPNPCIRCNQDVKFSTLLVRAKELGAQYLATGHYARKEKVGGRYQLLRAVEQSRDQSYFLYGVTQEELKMLLFPIGHLPKSEVRRLATEAGLPVADKQDSQEICFVPDDYVSFVEKKVESQNRCPGRLVSEAGEELGRHEGIHRFTVGQRKGLGLPALQARYVLDVRSDGTVVVGSEADLYKCQFELREPRWVENAPQEGENFDVKIRSRFEPASAKVETVMDGRIVVRFASPQRAITPGQAAVFYRGDAVVGGGWIDRVLG
- the nadD gene encoding nicotinate (nicotinamide) nucleotide adenylyltransferase; protein product: MGVFGGSFNPPHVGHLMAAVYSLKVFDLDEVWFVPTYRHPFLKRSAPFSTRVRWCKKLISNLGPRFRVSTIERELKGDGKTLHTLMALKRRFPKKQFRLIIGSDLLRERRSWYRFPEIERRFGVLIVPRKGSSKSPFALPNVSSSEVRRRLRSKKSLADLLTPAVARTLRS
- a CDS encoding helix-hairpin-helix domain-containing protein — encoded protein: MTSRRSQLFLIIAFAGLAVLSWPRKTETLKPSPAVGTAQGVPLSAPSLSPERRLLSGDRIDVNSASYRELIALPGVGPKLATEILAYRRLHGPFRTVRQLDHVPGIGPKKLADLEPLVVVATSEHR